A genomic stretch from Microcebus murinus isolate Inina chromosome 19, M.murinus_Inina_mat1.0, whole genome shotgun sequence includes:
- the ZNF785 gene encoding LOW QUALITY PROTEIN: zinc finger protein 785 (The sequence of the model RefSeq protein was modified relative to this genomic sequence to represent the inferred CDS: inserted 1 base in 1 codon; deleted 5 bases in 3 codons; substituted 1 base at 1 genomic stop codon): MGPLAPLPEAVLGEARSQWTRERRQGAVSFADVAVYFSPEEWGCLRPAQRALYRDVMRETYGHLGALGFSGPKPTFVSWVEGKVKVWXPEAQDPAGERDGNEEKERQNKSAKQKVELEEMSLKDWLPANIACRNPRQSLIKSWLKDTLTPRPPYFCPDCGCNFCYPSLLASHQRVHCGHWPFPCDQCQACFSQHKYLLXHQFIHTGEKPYPCPHCGCHFCQRGSQAIHRQAHTGEKPYLCPECKSHFTYPYLLVLHQRKHTGEKPCSCPNCGLHFAYTSLLAIHRCAQTGERPYPCPDCGLRFTYSSLLISHRHIHSDSRPFPCPECGKGFKRKYALEAHQWIHRSGSKRLSWQQAAGGFSEPIPVLGGQDPPVHFQYFPDIFQECG, translated from the exons ATGGGGCCCCTGGCTCCGCTCCCGGAGGCTGTGCTCGGGGAGGCCCGGTCCCAGTGGACGCGGGAAAGAAGGCAG GGGGCCGTGAGCTTCGCGGACGTGGCCGTGTACTTCTCTCCGGAGGAGTGGGGGTGTCTGCGGCCCGCGCAGAGGGCCCTGTACCGGGACGTGATGCGGGAGACCTACGGCCACCTGGGCGCGCTCG GCTTTTCAGGCCCCAAACCCACTTTTGTCTCTTGGGTGGAAGGAAAGGTAAAGGTGT AGCCCGAAGCCCAGGATCCAGCGGGTGAGA GGGATGGgaatgaggagaaagaaag gcagaacaaGAGTGCAAAACAAAAAGTGGAACTTGAAGAAATGTCTCTCAAGGATTGGTTGCCAGCCAACAT AGCTTGCAGGAACCCAAGGCAAAGTCTCATCAAATCTTGGCTCAAGGACACT TTAACCCCCAGACCACCCTACTTTTGCCCAGACTGTGGCTGCAACTTCTGCTACCCTTCCCTCCTGGCCAGCCACCAGCGGGTCCACTGTGGGCACTGGCCCTTTCCCTGTGACCAGTGCCAGGCCTGTTTCTCCCAGCACAAGTACCTGCTCTAGCATCAGTTCATCCACACAGGTGAAAAGCCCTACCCCTGTCCCCACTGTGGGTGCCACTTCTGCCAGAGGGGTTCCCAGGCCATCCACAGGCAGGCtcacactggggagaagccctACCTATGCCCAGAGTGCAAGAGTCACTTTACTTACCCCTACCTGCTGGTCCTTCACCAGCGCAAGCACACAGGTGAGAAGCCCTGCAGCTGTCCCAACTGCGGCCTCCATTTCGCCTACACCTCCCTGCTGGCCATCCACAGGTGTGCACAGACAGGTGAGAGGCCCTACCCCTGCCCTGACTGTGGCCTCCGCTTTACCTACTCTTCTCTCCTCATCAGTCACCGGCACATTCACTCGGACAGCCGGCCCTTCCCTTGCCCTGAATGTGGGAAAGGCTTCAAGCGTAAGTATGCCCTGGAAGCCCATCAGTGGATCCACCGCTCTGGTAGCAAGAGGCTGAGTTGGCAGCAGGCTGCAGGAGGGTTTTCAGAA CCAATCCCAGTTTTGGGAGGCCAGGATCCCCCAGTTCATTTCCAGTACTTTCCAGATATATTTCAAGAATGTGGGTGA